From a region of the Lentilactobacillus curieae genome:
- a CDS encoding ABC transporter permease translates to MNKLLLRNIKDSFGRFIAIAMIIMLGVLIFVGVKATGPALNDSLQAEVNSQKLSDVQIISTKGFTAKDVAAAEKVSGAKAETSKYKAVIGGKNRDAIALYGYDKQDKQNLPKIKSGRLPKANNEILLDSKAKTDEGYKLGDTFKFAKSADLTRRTFKVVGFADSAQYVDNATRGAANIGNGQVQYFAYVPKKMMNLPVATALNVRFSSLQDKGTFGSKYKDAVKDKVKQLKRVLNARKVDRAAELAKPATKKLTSAQSKLDAAKRQLATAAKAAPTNSRVKIQQKQLAKQQAKLDQQKKKVKDATTPTYIWSTREDFPGFSGYGESSDRIAAIANVFPLFFFLLAALITFTTVTRMVEESRSQIGTLKALGFSKGSIAYQYIMYALLAAVVGIVFGSVLGNELLPRLVISMYQNYVLGGAVVHFDWTSIGFAMVLALISTVGAAIIVINREVKVVPSELMRPKAPKSSKKIWLEKVTFIWSKLKFNQKISYRNLFRFKSRGIMTILGIAGGTALILTGFGLDNSISSSGQRQYNDLIHYDAVVQSKTTDKLPEVQKTVKDAGNYKQSTVVSTGAAKVSKGDKSVADITVYSPKNEDQFSKYIKVKDVDSKKQLSLPNDGIVLTEKAAKILGVKKGDKISVTGQNNHKIQVKVAAIAENYVSNFMYIKRQNYQNVMGKQPSMKTLLVQLKKTNKSAETKLGKQWISKNTNILGINFTTDQKKTVTNMSSQMGPIVWIFILLSGLLSFIVLYNLNNINISERQRELSTIKVLGFFDPEVTMYVARETIILAIVGIVGGYGLGNLLTMYVLHQAETNAVIFPLVIKPLGYVVATVLMIVFNLVVIAITHRHLKNVDMVEALKSNE, encoded by the coding sequence ATGAATAAGTTACTGTTGAGAAATATTAAGGATTCATTTGGCCGGTTCATTGCCATTGCAATGATCATCATGCTTGGTGTGTTGATTTTTGTTGGGGTTAAAGCAACTGGACCAGCATTGAACGATTCACTTCAGGCTGAAGTCAATTCGCAAAAACTGAGTGATGTGCAAATCATTTCCACTAAAGGGTTTACTGCCAAGGACGTGGCGGCTGCTGAGAAAGTTAGCGGTGCCAAGGCTGAAACAAGTAAATATAAGGCAGTCATTGGTGGTAAGAATCGTGATGCCATTGCTTTGTACGGATATGATAAGCAAGATAAACAAAATCTTCCAAAAATAAAAAGTGGTCGTTTGCCGAAGGCCAATAATGAAATATTGTTAGACTCTAAAGCCAAGACCGACGAGGGATACAAATTAGGCGATACGTTTAAATTTGCTAAATCCGCAGACTTAACCCGTAGAACTTTTAAAGTGGTGGGGTTTGCTGATTCTGCGCAGTATGTCGACAACGCAACTCGTGGTGCTGCCAACATTGGAAATGGTCAGGTGCAGTACTTTGCATACGTTCCTAAGAAGATGATGAACCTGCCAGTTGCAACCGCACTTAACGTTAGATTTTCAAGTTTGCAAGATAAAGGTACGTTTGGTTCGAAGTATAAAGATGCAGTAAAGGATAAAGTTAAACAGTTAAAGCGGGTTCTTAATGCCCGAAAGGTGGACCGAGCTGCTGAACTTGCCAAACCCGCAACTAAAAAGTTGACCAGCGCACAATCAAAACTTGATGCTGCTAAGCGTCAGTTAGCAACAGCTGCTAAAGCGGCGCCAACTAACAGTCGGGTTAAGATTCAGCAAAAGCAACTTGCTAAACAGCAAGCTAAGCTTGATCAGCAAAAGAAAAAGGTTAAGGATGCCACCACGCCAACTTATATATGGAGCACTCGAGAAGATTTCCCAGGATTCTCAGGTTACGGTGAGAGTTCTGACCGAATTGCAGCAATTGCAAATGTCTTCCCACTGTTCTTCTTCCTGTTAGCTGCATTGATTACCTTTACTACAGTTACTAGAATGGTTGAGGAATCGCGTAGCCAAATTGGAACCTTGAAGGCACTAGGATTTTCAAAGGGTTCAATTGCCTATCAGTACATCATGTACGCATTATTAGCCGCGGTCGTTGGAATTGTCTTTGGCTCAGTTCTTGGAAATGAATTGCTTCCAAGGTTAGTGATTTCAATGTATCAAAATTATGTACTCGGTGGAGCGGTGGTTCATTTTGATTGGACTTCAATTGGGTTTGCGATGGTTCTTGCACTAATTTCCACAGTTGGTGCAGCAATTATTGTAATTAATCGTGAAGTCAAAGTCGTTCCGTCAGAGCTCATGAGGCCCAAGGCACCTAAGTCCTCCAAGAAAATTTGGTTGGAAAAGGTTACTTTCATCTGGTCAAAACTGAAGTTCAACCAAAAAATCAGCTACCGAAACCTGTTTAGATTCAAGTCACGAGGAATCATGACGATTTTAGGAATTGCCGGCGGAACTGCACTGATTCTAACTGGATTTGGTCTGGATAATTCAATCTCATCATCAGGTCAACGCCAGTACAATGACTTGATACATTACGATGCGGTAGTTCAGTCAAAGACAACTGATAAGTTGCCTGAAGTTCAAAAAACGGTTAAGGATGCGGGAAATTACAAGCAAAGTACAGTTGTAAGTACCGGGGCTGCTAAAGTTTCTAAAGGTGATAAGTCAGTGGCAGATATTACTGTCTATTCACCAAAGAATGAAGACCAGTTCAGCAAGTATATCAAGGTCAAGGATGTTGATTCCAAAAAGCAGTTATCATTACCTAATGATGGGATCGTTTTGACTGAAAAAGCAGCGAAGATACTTGGTGTTAAAAAGGGTGACAAAATTTCGGTTACTGGTCAAAACAACCACAAGATTCAGGTGAAGGTTGCGGCGATTGCTGAAAATTACGTTAGTAACTTTATGTATATTAAGAGGCAAAATTATCAAAATGTGATGGGCAAGCAGCCATCAATGAAGACATTGTTGGTACAGTTGAAGAAAACTAACAAATCTGCCGAAACCAAGTTAGGTAAGCAGTGGATTAGCAAGAATACCAACATTCTGGGAATTAATTTTACAACCGATCAAAAGAAGACGGTAACCAATATGTCTAGCCAAATGGGGCCAATTGTATGGATCTTCATTTTGCTATCTGGATTGCTTTCGTTTATCGTGCTTTACAATTTGAACAATATCAATATATCGGAACGGCAACGGGAACTTTCAACCATCAAAGTGCTAGGATTCTTTGATCCAGAAGTGACGATGTACGTGGCTAGGGAAACGATTATTTTGGCCATCGTCGGAATTGTTGGCGGTTATGGGTTGGGAAACTTGTTGACGATGTATGTGTTGCATCAGGCGGAAACAAATGCGGTGATTTTCCCACTTGTCATCAAACCACTTGGGTATGTGGTGGCGACGGTGCTGATGATTGTGTTCAACTTAGTTGTGATTGCGATTACGCATAGGCATCTGAAGAATGTGGATATGGTAGAGGCGCTGAAGTCGAATGAATGA
- a CDS encoding ABC transporter ATP-binding protein, producing the protein MAYIEVKHEVKKYQMGDTEIVANRDINFSVEKGKLTVILGPSGAGKSTVLNMLGGMDSPTSGEIVVDGTNIASYNDKQLTKYRRNDVGFIFQFYNLIPNLSTLENVELATSLVDDGQNAAEVLKEVGLENRLNNFPSQLSGGEQQRVAIARALAKNPKLLLCDEPTGALDYTTGKQVLQLLNDASREFGRTVIIITHNSEIAKMADRVIHINDAQVRSIEDNENPTAVADIVW; encoded by the coding sequence ATGGCGTACATCGAAGTTAAACATGAAGTTAAAAAGTACCAAATGGGCGATACAGAAATTGTTGCCAACCGAGACATTAATTTTTCAGTTGAAAAAGGAAAACTTACGGTAATCTTAGGACCAAGTGGGGCGGGTAAGTCTACCGTTCTGAACATGTTGGGGGGCATGGATAGTCCAACTAGCGGGGAAATCGTTGTTGATGGGACTAATATCGCTAGCTATAACGATAAGCAGCTAACCAAATACCGCCGGAATGACGTTGGTTTCATCTTTCAGTTCTATAATTTGATTCCTAACCTTTCAACTCTGGAAAATGTGGAGTTAGCAACTTCCCTTGTGGATGATGGTCAGAATGCTGCTGAAGTATTAAAGGAAGTCGGATTGGAAAATCGTCTGAATAACTTTCCTTCACAGCTTTCAGGTGGTGAACAACAACGGGTTGCCATTGCTAGAGCCTTAGCTAAAAATCCTAAACTATTATTGTGTGATGAGCCAACAGGTGCATTGGATTACACAACCGGGAAGCAAGTCTTGCAGTTATTAAATGACGCCAGTCGTGAGTTTGGTAGAACCGTGATTATCATCACGCATAACTCTGAAATTGCTAAAATGGCAGATCGAGTTATCCATATTAACGATGCCCAAGTACGATCGATTGAAGATAACGAAAATCCAACGGCAGTTGCCGACATTGTCTGGTAG
- a CDS encoding TetR/AcrR family transcriptional regulator → MTGIKDNRRTLVTKNLLKESLLELLKDKPLEKITVTEIAKGADINRGTFYLHYDSPKSLFADTENELMDEIKPMINEFLQQPSDDFLPNVLNLIKKNPVATQLILEDSENNHVLSTLIEPFREQTQLRIRDHFDDVDTTIADYYFEFCISGAINVILKWLRSGSDIAPEQVAEVIYKSVPYS, encoded by the coding sequence ATGACTGGTATAAAGGACAATCGCAGAACCCTCGTCACAAAAAATTTATTAAAAGAATCATTGCTTGAGCTACTAAAAGATAAACCACTGGAAAAAATCACGGTAACCGAGATTGCTAAGGGAGCTGACATAAATCGGGGAACTTTTTACCTGCATTATGATAGTCCCAAAAGTTTATTTGCTGATACTGAGAATGAATTGATGGACGAAATCAAGCCCATGATCAATGAATTTTTGCAGCAGCCTTCCGACGATTTCTTACCAAACGTACTGAATCTAATTAAAAAGAATCCGGTTGCGACTCAATTGATTTTGGAAGATTCCGAAAACAATCATGTGTTAAGCACCTTAATTGAGCCATTCCGTGAACAAACCCAATTAAGAATTAGAGATCATTTCGATGATGTGGATACAACGATTGCGGACTATTACTTCGAATTTTGTATTTCCGGAGCAATTAACGTAATTTTAAAGTGGCTGCGGTCGGGTAGTGATATAGCACCAGAACAGGTAGCTGAAGTCATATATAAAAGTGTACCGTATAGCTAA
- a CDS encoding DMT family transporter translates to MQVAAKNNPGKGLFYVILGATLWGVSGTVAQYVFSTYHVSPVWLVGVRLFFAGSILILWSIATNGTEVLQIFKNKHDAISLILFGLLGMMPSQLCYFSAVNYSNAPTATVLQNLGPLFIILYVAIASKKLPRRIDTVSIIVALFGTFMLATNGHFNQLALTPKGMFWGLAAGVATAIYTLMPRQLLRKYDARFVVGWAMLIGGLPFLYHTFTANQVPLDFNLVFWISIIVVVGTVFTYLFYLSSLKYISATTTGMLGAFEPLTATVLAVTVLGTPLTPAELTGGILILLTTFIQALGTKY, encoded by the coding sequence ATGCAAGTTGCTGCAAAAAATAATCCCGGAAAGGGACTTTTCTACGTTATTTTAGGGGCGACCCTTTGGGGAGTGTCCGGAACCGTTGCTCAGTATGTATTCTCAACTTATCATGTTTCGCCTGTTTGGCTCGTGGGTGTGCGGCTATTTTTCGCCGGCTCAATCCTTATTTTGTGGTCAATTGCCACTAATGGCACTGAAGTCCTACAAATATTTAAAAATAAACACGATGCGATTTCTCTGATCCTGTTTGGTTTACTTGGAATGATGCCATCTCAGCTGTGTTACTTTAGTGCTGTTAATTACAGCAACGCACCAACGGCAACGGTCTTGCAAAACTTGGGGCCGTTGTTTATCATCCTATACGTTGCAATTGCCAGTAAAAAGTTACCCCGACGAATTGATACGGTTTCGATCATTGTGGCCTTGTTTGGGACGTTTATGTTGGCAACTAATGGGCACTTTAACCAGCTAGCTTTGACTCCCAAGGGAATGTTTTGGGGACTAGCTGCTGGAGTTGCAACGGCGATTTACACTTTGATGCCCCGGCAGTTGCTCAGAAAGTACGATGCCAGATTTGTGGTTGGCTGGGCAATGCTAATTGGTGGGCTACCATTTTTGTATCATACATTCACCGCTAACCAAGTGCCTTTAGATTTTAACCTGGTATTTTGGATTTCGATAATCGTCGTGGTGGGAACAGTTTTTACTTATCTATTTTATTTAAGTAGTTTGAAATACATTTCGGCGACTACGACGGGGATGTTGGGGGCGTTTGAACCTCTGACAGCGACCGTCTTAGCGGTAACCGTCTTAGGGACACCACTTACTCCGGCTGAATTAACTGGGGGAATATTGATATTACTGACAACGTTTATCCAGGCGTTAGGAACTAAATATTAG